In Veillonellales bacterium, the following are encoded in one genomic region:
- a CDS encoding amidohydrolase, which translates to MWDPRFDSDLAKQLVVWRRTFHKFPEVSNHEKQTSLAVAAALQNMGIEAQTFADHFGVCGIIRGKVPGPTVVFRTDMDALPITEANDVSYRSTCEGVMHACGHDGHMAIALGVAKMFSLCRSTMAGNIKVLFQPAEEAAPVGGANLLIQSGVLDDAAVIFALHLWPDLLCGQIGIHPGPMMAASDRFTIRILGKGAHAGQPHRGVDSIAIAADVIQGMGHIMNRRIDPLETATLSIGTIQGGERYNVVAREVTMEGTVRTLNENVRTDIPDKVKNLLEGVTASQGGTYALDYRYGYPVLSNGAKPTELVIQAAKEILGDSAVHSDLKPVLAAEDFGRYLAKIPGAYFWLGCASEGKPRYNLHNPSFDIDEAALLIGVKIMYQTGLAALAHYSKVV; encoded by the coding sequence ATGTGGGATCCAAGATTTGATTCTGATCTTGCAAAGCAGCTGGTTGTCTGGCGCCGGACGTTTCACAAGTTTCCGGAAGTAAGCAACCACGAGAAACAAACATCATTGGCTGTTGCGGCTGCTTTACAAAACATGGGAATTGAAGCACAGACATTTGCTGACCATTTTGGGGTTTGCGGCATTATCCGGGGGAAAGTTCCCGGTCCGACCGTTGTATTCCGCACCGATATGGATGCCCTGCCAATTACGGAGGCCAATGACGTTTCTTACCGGTCGACCTGCGAAGGAGTAATGCATGCTTGCGGTCATGATGGCCACATGGCGATTGCGTTAGGCGTGGCGAAAATGTTTTCGCTATGCCGCAGCACAATGGCAGGAAACATTAAGGTGCTGTTTCAGCCGGCGGAAGAAGCTGCGCCTGTTGGCGGTGCAAATTTACTGATTCAAAGCGGAGTGCTGGACGATGCGGCTGTCATTTTTGCTTTGCATTTGTGGCCGGATCTGTTATGTGGTCAGATTGGCATTCATCCGGGACCAATGATGGCCGCCTCCGATCGGTTTACTATCCGGATTCTGGGAAAGGGAGCCCATGCCGGACAGCCGCACCGCGGCGTGGATTCGATTGCTATTGCCGCCGATGTCATACAAGGAATGGGGCATATCATGAATCGCCGGATTGATCCGCTGGAAACCGCTACTCTTTCGATTGGGACTATTCAGGGCGGCGAACGGTATAATGTAGTCGCCAGGGAAGTGACAATGGAGGGAACGGTTCGCACTTTGAACGAAAACGTCAGGACTGACATACCGGACAAGGTAAAAAATTTACTGGAAGGTGTGACTGCCTCCCAGGGAGGAACGTATGCTCTGGATTACCGCTATGGCTATCCTGTGCTGAGCAATGGGGCGAAACCGACGGAACTGGTTATTCAGGCGGCAAAGGAAATACTCGGTGACAGCGCAGTACATAGCGATTTGAAACCCGTTCTGGCTGCCGAAGATTTTGGCCGATATCTCGCTAAAATTCCCGGTGCTTATTTTTGGTTAGGCTGTGCCAGCGAGGGAAAACCTCGTTATAACTTACACAATCCATCTTTTGATATAGACGAAGCTGCCTTGCTGATCGGTGTTAAGATTATGTATCAAACGGGTCTGGCGGCACTGGCCCATTATAGTAAAGTGGTTTAA